A genomic window from Punica granatum isolate Tunisia-2019 chromosome 2, ASM765513v2, whole genome shotgun sequence includes:
- the LOC116196538 gene encoding AT-hook motif nuclear-localized protein 16 translates to MAGGADLAVLPLCSKPAGDQGLEQQDKVSNLRRLELPKSVPPLSSAPVVAEAIRRPRGRPAGSKNKPKPPIIITRDSANALRAHAMEVSSGCDVNESLTGFARKRQRGLCVLSGSGFVTNVTLKQPSATGATVTLHGRFEILSMLGSILPPPAPPGITGLTIYLAGAQGQVVGGAVVGALIASGPVVIMVASFMNATFDRLPLDEDDDAAPIQSQHYQKSRQQHQIDVADLYGMPSNMLTNGTLPQEMYAWAPTRPGPKN, encoded by the coding sequence ATGGCAGGCGGTGCGGATTTGGCTGTGCTTCCGCTGTGCTCGAAGCCAGCTGGGGACCAAGGCCTGGAGCAGCAAGACAAGGTAAGCAATCTCCGGAGGCTCGAATTGCCGAAGTCGGTGCCCCCGCTTTCCTCCGCTCCGGTGGTGGCAGAGGCCATCCGTCGTCCACGTGGGCGCCCTGCTGGCTCCAAGAACAAACCTAAGCCTCCCATCATTATCACCAGGGACAGTGCAAACGCGCTCCGGGCCCATGCGATGGAGGTGAGCTCGGGCTGTGATGTGAATGAGAGCTTGACGGGATTTGCTCGGAAGAGGCAGCGGGGGCTCTGCGTGCTGAGTGGGAGTGGATTCGTTACGAATGTCACCCTCAAGCAGCCTTCCGCCACTGGGGCGACCGTGACCCTCCATGGTCGGTTCGAGATCCTCTCCATGCTCGGCTCCATCCTGCCACCGCCTGCCCCACCAGGGATTACTGGGCTGACGATCTACCTGGCCGGGGCGCAAGGGCAGGTAGTCGGCGGGGCCGTCGTGGGTGCCCTTATCGCCTCAGGCCCTGTGGTGATCATGGTAGCGTCTTTCATGAACGCTACCTTCGACCGCCTCCCATTGGATGAGGATGATGACGCGGCGCCAATCCAGAGCCAGCATTACCAGAAAAGCCGTCAGCAGCACCAAATTGACGTCGCGGATCTGTACGGAATGCCATCAAACATGCTCACTAACGGGACTCTGCCCCAGGAAATGTACGCATGGGCGCCAACACGACCGGGACCGAAGAACTAA
- the LOC116195074 gene encoding glycerol-3-phosphate acyltransferase 1, translating to MVFSMVLLRLMDWLWWHILANAWHRAARNMRGCTKILQKNQSFKSLQAQYPSFPSITKCSLEGRESQTLVCDILGALLRTESFFPYFMLVAFEGGSIVRAFLLLLSCPVLWLLDFELQLRVMIFISFWGMRIKDMESVSRAVLPKFFLENLNPKAYEVLCRAGSRVVFTSVPRVMVEGFLKEYLSVDAVIGTELSTYGNRFTGFISRSGLLVKHRAVKEYFGDKKPDVGLQSSSLQDHLFLSICKEAYLINKEEGKRGNALLALPRDKYPKPLVFHDGRLAFLPTPLATLQMFMWLPLGILLAIFRLLVGIFLPYKVAIFLGTMSGVNLRVKLSTLAKPDQDRKKGVLYVCSHRTLLDPVFLSTSLGQPLTAVTYSLSKVSEFIAPIKTVRLTRDRTKDGETMERLLSEGDLVVCPEGTTCREPYLLRFSSLFAELADEIIPVAMDTHVAMFYGTTASGLKCLDPFFFLMNPRPTYHVHVLEKLPRELTCACGRSSHEVANYIQKQLAAVLGFECTNLTRRDKYLMLAGNEGIVHDNRSDKVSTN from the exons ATGGTCTTCTCAATGGTGCTGCTGAGGCTGATGGACTGGTTATGGTGGCACATCCTAGCAAACGCATGGCACAGGGCTGCAAGGAACATGAGAGGCTGCACTAAGATTCTCCAGAAGAACCAGTCTTTCAAGTCCCTTCAGGCTCAGTACCCTTCCTTTCCTAGCATCACCAAGTGTTCCCTAGAGGGCAGGGAGTCTCAGACCTTGGTCTGTGACATCCTCGGAGCCTTGCTCAGGACAGAATCCTTCTTCCCTTACTTCATGCTCGTTGCCTTCGAGGGTGGCAGCATTGTCAGAGCGTTTCTGCTGTTGCTCTCCTGTCCTGTCTTGTGGTTGTTGGACTTTGAGCTCCAGCTGAGGGTCATGATCTTTATATCCTTCTGGGGAATGAGGATCAAGGACATGGAGAGCGTGAGCAGGGCAGTCCTGCCCAAGTTCTTCCTGGAGAACCTCAACCCCAAGGCCTACGAGGTCTTATGTCGAGCTGGGTCCAGGGTTGTCTTCACCAGTGTCCCTAGAGTGATGGTGGAGGGATTCTTGAAAGAGTACTTGAGCGTCGATGCTGTTATAGGAACCGAGCTGAGCACGTACGGGAATCGCTTCACGGGATTCATATCTCGGTCTGGTTTGCTGGTGAAGCACCGGGCAGTGAAGGAGTATTTTGGCGACAAGAAGCCTGATGTTGGGCTTCAAAGTTCAAGCCTGCAGGACCATCTCTTCCTTTCCATCTGCAAG GAAGCTTATTTGATAAACAAGGAAGAAGGCAAAAGAGGGAACGCGCTTCTGGCTCTTCCACGAGACAAGTACCCGAAACCTTTGGTCTTTCATGACGGAAGGCTAGCGTTTCTGCCTACTCCGTTGGCGACCCTCCAAATGTTCATGTGGCTTCCTCTGGGAATCTTACTGGCCATCTTCAGGCTCCTGGTGGGCATTTTCTTGCCCTATAAGGTAGCAATCTTCCTGGGAACCATGAGTGGCGTCAACCTGAGGGTGAAATTGTCTACCTTAGCGAAACCCGACCAGGACCGTAAGAAGGGAGTCCTTTACGTCTGCTCCCACCGAACTCTCCTAGATCCTGTCTTTCTAAGTACATCCCTAGGCCAACCTCTGACAGCGGTAACTTACTCCCTAAGTAAAGTCTCCGAGTTTATTGCTCCCATCAAGACCGTGAGGCTGACCCGGGACAGGACAAAGGACGGAGAGACCATGGAGAGACTGTTAAGTGAAGGCGACTTAGTGGTGTGTCCCGAAGGAACAACCTGCAGGGAGCCATACTTGCTGAGGTTCAGCTCGTTGTTCGCAGAGCTAGCCGACGAGATCATTCCTGTCGCTATGGACACCCATGTCGCAATGTTCTATGGGACTACTGCTAGCGGGCTCAAGTGCTTGGaccctttcttcttcctgatGAACCCAAGACCGACCTACCACGTCCATGTTCTCGAGAAGCTGCCCAGAGAGCTCACTTGCGCCTGTGGAAGATCGAGCCATGAAGTGGCAAACTACATACAGAAGCAGCTTGCCGCTGTTCTTGGGTTCGAGTGTACCAATTTGACTCGAAGGGACAAATACTTAATGCTCGCTGGGAACGAAGGGATTGTGCATGACAACAGAAGTGACAAAGTCTCCACGAACTAG
- the LOC116195601 gene encoding protein MEI2-like 2 isoform X1, translated as MRLHSLSCSCAQLLEMEQRRKDLVSGFSEGPFKAPSVNIPGNARSGAWGIPPGGGGYHGSDDTSLFSSSLPVLPHEKLNFTESEQHVRSIDDNFSNSSKLNQDDEGRDPLEDIEPTGIGSLLPDEDDLLAGLMDDLDLTGLPVQLEELEEYDIFGSGGGMELDADPQESLSIGLAKVGISDGIAANGIGHYAFPNGMGTVAGEHPYGEHPSRTLFVRNINSNVEDSELRSLFEQYGDIRTLYTACKHRGFVMISYYDIRDARTAMRTLQNKPLRRRKLDIHFSIPKDNPSEKDINQGTLVVFNLDASVSNDDLRQIFGSYGEVKEIRETPHKKHHKFIEFFDVRAAEAALRALNRSDIAGKRIKVEPSRPGGARRNLMQQLNQELEQDEARSFRHHVGSPITSSPPGAWTQFGSPVEQSPLLAFSKSPGLGPLSPVGSNPMPGLASILPPHISGSPKIAPIGKDQGRLNHVNQIFDKTLPAMGSAYSNSQSLSEQSLSASPGPISPLGESNPKSTGIATLTGPQFLWGSPPAYSEHASSAAWPVSSARHLPGSSGQSRGQGFPFANRHTSLLSSHQPHQVGSAPSGVPFDRRFGFFPESPESSFMNSMAIGGLGLNRNKGNYVMNMGIPGSITDNGSPNFRMMPMPRHSPMILGNGSFPGPGAIGIEGLGERGRNRRVDTGGAQLDSKKQYQLDLDKIMNGEDTRTTLMIKNIPNKYTSKMLLAAIDENHRGTYDFLYLPIDFKNKCNVGYAFINMVSPSHIVSFYKTFNGKKWEKFNSEKVASLAYARIQGKAALVTHFQNSSLMNEDKRCRPILFHSEGQDAGDKDYLLSGNLNICIRQADGSYIGDSLDSPRDGLSEKPEDY; from the exons ATGCGACTCCACTCGCTCTCCTGCTCCTGTGCTCAATTATTGGAG ATGGAGCAACGCCGGAAGGATTTGGTATCTGGCTTTTCTGAAG GCCCTTTTAAGGCTCCTTCAGTTAATATTCCTGGGAATGCAAGAAGTGGTGCATGGGGAATCCCCCCTGGTGGCGGTGGATATCATGGATCAGATGATACTAGCTTGTTTTCAAGTTCATTGCCTGTCCTTCCCCATGAAAAAT TGAACTTTACTGAATCTGAGCAACATGTTAGATCTATTGATGATAACTTCTCAAATTCAAGCAAGCTCAATCAGGATGATGAAGGTAGGGATCCTCTTGAAGACATTGAACCAACTGGAATTGGAAGCTTGCTTCCTGATGAAGATGACCTTTTAGCTGGACTAATGGATGACTTGGACCTAACTGGATTGCCTGTTCAACTGGAGGAGTTAGAGGAATACGATATTTTTGGCAGCGGAGGAGGAATGGAATTAGATGCTGATCCCCAAGAGAGCTTGAGTATTGGGTTGGCCAAGGTAGGCATATCTGATGGTATTGCTGCAAATGGAATTGGGCATTATGCTTTTCCGAATGGCATGGGAACAGTTGCTGGGGAGCATCCATATGGTGAGCATCCTTCGAGGACACTATTTGTTCGGAACATTAACAGCAATGTTGAAGACTCTGAATTGAGATCTCTCTTCGAG CAATATGGGGATATTAGAACTTTATATACTGCTTGCAAGCATAGGGGATTTGTCATGATATCTTACTATGATATCCGAGATGCTCGAACTGCCATGCGCACTTTACAGAATAAACcattgagaagaagaaaacttgACATTCATTTCTCGATTCCAAAG GATAATCCTTCAGAGAAGGATATAAATCAAGGAACTCTGGTGGTCTTTAACTTGGATGCGTCAGTTTCAAATGATGACCTTCGTCAAATATTTGGGTCATATGGAGAGGTCAAAGAG ATTAGGGAGACACCACACAAGAAGCACCATAAATTCATAGAATTTTTTGATGTTAGAGCTGCGGAGGCAGCTCTCAGAGCATTAAATAGAAGTGATATAGCTGGGAAACGCATCAAAGTTGAACCTAGCCGTCCTGGCGGTGCACGTCGAAA CTTGATGCAGCAACTAAATCAAGAGCTGGAGCAAGATGAAGCTAGAAGTTTTCGGCACCATGTGGGCTCACCAATAACTAGTTCTCCTCCAG GTGCCTGGACCCAGTTTGGCAGCCCTGTTGAACAGAGTCCCCTTCTCGCTTTTAGCAAATCCCCTGGTCTGGGCCCCCTCAGTCCAGTAGGGAGTAACCCAATGCCAGGTTTAGCGTCAATCCTCCCACCTCACATTTCTGGTTCCCCGAAGATTGCGCCCATTGGTAAGGACCAAGGAAGGCTCAACCATGTGAATCAGATATTTGACAAAACACTTCCAGCTATGGGATCTGCATACTCGAATTCTCAGTCTCTTTCAGAGCAAAGTTTAAGTGCAAGCCCTGGACCTATATCCCCATTGGGTGAATCAAATCCGAAGTCTACTGGTATTGCAACATTAACAGGGCCTCAGTTTCTTTGGGGCAGTCCCCCTGCATACTCTGAGCATGCTAGCTCTGCTGCTTGGCCAGTTTCATCAGCAAGGCATCTACCAGGATCCAGCGGACAGAGTCGGGGACAGGGCTTTCCTTTTGCTAACAGGCATACCTCACTCCTCAGCTCCCATCAACCCCATCAAGTGGGCTCTGCACCTTCTGGAGTCCCATTTGATAGGCGTTTCGGATTCTTCCCAGAGTCGCCTGAGTCTTCATTCATGAATTCAATGGCAATAGGAGGACTGGGTTTAAATCGGAATAAGGGAAATTACGTGATGAATATGGGCATTCCAGGAAGCATAACTGACAATGGTTCTCCCAATTTCAGAATGATGCCAATGCCTAGACACAGTCCAATGATACTTGGGAATGGTTCCTTTCCTGGACCAGGAGCCATAGGCATCGAGGGATTGGGTGAACGTGGTCGAAATCGGCGGGTTGACACTGGTGGGGCTCAGTTAGACAGTAAGAAGCAGTATCAACTGGACTTGGATAAAATTATGAATGGAGAAGACACTAGAACTACTCTCATGATTAAGAACATCCCCAATAA GTACACATCGAAGATGCTACTTGCTGCAATTGACGAAAATCACCGGGGCACTTATGATTTTCTCTACTTGCCTATTGATTTTAAG AACAAATGCAATGTGGGGTATGCCTTCATCAATATGGTTTCTCCCTCTCACattgtttctttctataag ACATTTAACGGGAAAAAGTGGGAAAAGTTCAATAGCGAGAAGGTAGCCTCATTGGCATATGCAAGAATCCAGGGCAAGGCTGCTCTTGtgacacattttcaaaattcaagcTTGATGAATGAGGATAAGCGGTGCCGCCCGATTCTCTTCCACTCAGAGGGTCAGGATGCCGGTGACAAG GATTATCTGCTCTCGGGTAATTTGAATATCTGTATTCGTCAAGCTGATGGGTCATACATCGGGGATTCTCTGGATAGCCCAAGGGACGGCTTGAGCGAGAAGCCAGAGGATTATTAA
- the LOC116195601 gene encoding protein MEI2-like 2 isoform X2 has product MEQRRKDLVSGFSEGPFKAPSVNIPGNARSGAWGIPPGGGGYHGSDDTSLFSSSLPVLPHEKLNFTESEQHVRSIDDNFSNSSKLNQDDEGRDPLEDIEPTGIGSLLPDEDDLLAGLMDDLDLTGLPVQLEELEEYDIFGSGGGMELDADPQESLSIGLAKVGISDGIAANGIGHYAFPNGMGTVAGEHPYGEHPSRTLFVRNINSNVEDSELRSLFEQYGDIRTLYTACKHRGFVMISYYDIRDARTAMRTLQNKPLRRRKLDIHFSIPKDNPSEKDINQGTLVVFNLDASVSNDDLRQIFGSYGEVKEIRETPHKKHHKFIEFFDVRAAEAALRALNRSDIAGKRIKVEPSRPGGARRNLMQQLNQELEQDEARSFRHHVGSPITSSPPGAWTQFGSPVEQSPLLAFSKSPGLGPLSPVGSNPMPGLASILPPHISGSPKIAPIGKDQGRLNHVNQIFDKTLPAMGSAYSNSQSLSEQSLSASPGPISPLGESNPKSTGIATLTGPQFLWGSPPAYSEHASSAAWPVSSARHLPGSSGQSRGQGFPFANRHTSLLSSHQPHQVGSAPSGVPFDRRFGFFPESPESSFMNSMAIGGLGLNRNKGNYVMNMGIPGSITDNGSPNFRMMPMPRHSPMILGNGSFPGPGAIGIEGLGERGRNRRVDTGGAQLDSKKQYQLDLDKIMNGEDTRTTLMIKNIPNKYTSKMLLAAIDENHRGTYDFLYLPIDFKNKCNVGYAFINMVSPSHIVSFYKTFNGKKWEKFNSEKVASLAYARIQGKAALVTHFQNSSLMNEDKRCRPILFHSEGQDAGDKDYLLSGNLNICIRQADGSYIGDSLDSPRDGLSEKPEDY; this is encoded by the exons ATGGAGCAACGCCGGAAGGATTTGGTATCTGGCTTTTCTGAAG GCCCTTTTAAGGCTCCTTCAGTTAATATTCCTGGGAATGCAAGAAGTGGTGCATGGGGAATCCCCCCTGGTGGCGGTGGATATCATGGATCAGATGATACTAGCTTGTTTTCAAGTTCATTGCCTGTCCTTCCCCATGAAAAAT TGAACTTTACTGAATCTGAGCAACATGTTAGATCTATTGATGATAACTTCTCAAATTCAAGCAAGCTCAATCAGGATGATGAAGGTAGGGATCCTCTTGAAGACATTGAACCAACTGGAATTGGAAGCTTGCTTCCTGATGAAGATGACCTTTTAGCTGGACTAATGGATGACTTGGACCTAACTGGATTGCCTGTTCAACTGGAGGAGTTAGAGGAATACGATATTTTTGGCAGCGGAGGAGGAATGGAATTAGATGCTGATCCCCAAGAGAGCTTGAGTATTGGGTTGGCCAAGGTAGGCATATCTGATGGTATTGCTGCAAATGGAATTGGGCATTATGCTTTTCCGAATGGCATGGGAACAGTTGCTGGGGAGCATCCATATGGTGAGCATCCTTCGAGGACACTATTTGTTCGGAACATTAACAGCAATGTTGAAGACTCTGAATTGAGATCTCTCTTCGAG CAATATGGGGATATTAGAACTTTATATACTGCTTGCAAGCATAGGGGATTTGTCATGATATCTTACTATGATATCCGAGATGCTCGAACTGCCATGCGCACTTTACAGAATAAACcattgagaagaagaaaacttgACATTCATTTCTCGATTCCAAAG GATAATCCTTCAGAGAAGGATATAAATCAAGGAACTCTGGTGGTCTTTAACTTGGATGCGTCAGTTTCAAATGATGACCTTCGTCAAATATTTGGGTCATATGGAGAGGTCAAAGAG ATTAGGGAGACACCACACAAGAAGCACCATAAATTCATAGAATTTTTTGATGTTAGAGCTGCGGAGGCAGCTCTCAGAGCATTAAATAGAAGTGATATAGCTGGGAAACGCATCAAAGTTGAACCTAGCCGTCCTGGCGGTGCACGTCGAAA CTTGATGCAGCAACTAAATCAAGAGCTGGAGCAAGATGAAGCTAGAAGTTTTCGGCACCATGTGGGCTCACCAATAACTAGTTCTCCTCCAG GTGCCTGGACCCAGTTTGGCAGCCCTGTTGAACAGAGTCCCCTTCTCGCTTTTAGCAAATCCCCTGGTCTGGGCCCCCTCAGTCCAGTAGGGAGTAACCCAATGCCAGGTTTAGCGTCAATCCTCCCACCTCACATTTCTGGTTCCCCGAAGATTGCGCCCATTGGTAAGGACCAAGGAAGGCTCAACCATGTGAATCAGATATTTGACAAAACACTTCCAGCTATGGGATCTGCATACTCGAATTCTCAGTCTCTTTCAGAGCAAAGTTTAAGTGCAAGCCCTGGACCTATATCCCCATTGGGTGAATCAAATCCGAAGTCTACTGGTATTGCAACATTAACAGGGCCTCAGTTTCTTTGGGGCAGTCCCCCTGCATACTCTGAGCATGCTAGCTCTGCTGCTTGGCCAGTTTCATCAGCAAGGCATCTACCAGGATCCAGCGGACAGAGTCGGGGACAGGGCTTTCCTTTTGCTAACAGGCATACCTCACTCCTCAGCTCCCATCAACCCCATCAAGTGGGCTCTGCACCTTCTGGAGTCCCATTTGATAGGCGTTTCGGATTCTTCCCAGAGTCGCCTGAGTCTTCATTCATGAATTCAATGGCAATAGGAGGACTGGGTTTAAATCGGAATAAGGGAAATTACGTGATGAATATGGGCATTCCAGGAAGCATAACTGACAATGGTTCTCCCAATTTCAGAATGATGCCAATGCCTAGACACAGTCCAATGATACTTGGGAATGGTTCCTTTCCTGGACCAGGAGCCATAGGCATCGAGGGATTGGGTGAACGTGGTCGAAATCGGCGGGTTGACACTGGTGGGGCTCAGTTAGACAGTAAGAAGCAGTATCAACTGGACTTGGATAAAATTATGAATGGAGAAGACACTAGAACTACTCTCATGATTAAGAACATCCCCAATAA GTACACATCGAAGATGCTACTTGCTGCAATTGACGAAAATCACCGGGGCACTTATGATTTTCTCTACTTGCCTATTGATTTTAAG AACAAATGCAATGTGGGGTATGCCTTCATCAATATGGTTTCTCCCTCTCACattgtttctttctataag ACATTTAACGGGAAAAAGTGGGAAAAGTTCAATAGCGAGAAGGTAGCCTCATTGGCATATGCAAGAATCCAGGGCAAGGCTGCTCTTGtgacacattttcaaaattcaagcTTGATGAATGAGGATAAGCGGTGCCGCCCGATTCTCTTCCACTCAGAGGGTCAGGATGCCGGTGACAAG GATTATCTGCTCTCGGGTAATTTGAATATCTGTATTCGTCAAGCTGATGGGTCATACATCGGGGATTCTCTGGATAGCCCAAGGGACGGCTTGAGCGAGAAGCCAGAGGATTATTAA